The window GAAACATTCCTGAATACGGTATGGGCATACAGATTTTATCTACTACAAACGATGATTATTTGAGGGAGTGGCTTTCCAGATAATCCGGCATTCTTGATTAAAAGGATTATTTAATCTCAGCCTTCAATTTTCTGTACATCTCATATGTAAGATTTTCCCACCTGCAGGGAAGGAGCGAGTTATTGTGAAAGAGCGGTTCCGATTCTATGGGGAAAGGGCTTACCTTGACTGCTTCCGGCCACAAAGGCGTTCCTGGAATCGGGGAATATTCTGCTATCAAGGGTCGTGCCCCGGTTGTCTTTACAAAATTAACCGTATCGATAACCTGCCTGATATCCTGCTTCGGCATGCCGCAAAGTACATATACCCCGATGTCGTTATCGGCATACCCGGCTTTATGGAGATTCTTTACTGCCAGGGCAAACTCCTGATTCGTAACCTTTGAACCCGTTGCAGTCTGTAAAGCCGAGTCTGAAGTCTCAAGTCCAAGCCTTATTGTCCTGAAGCCGGATTTTTTCATCAGCGTTGCAACTTCTTCACTTATTGAATTTGCATGAAGACCGTTCGGACAATGGAATTGAACCTTGATATCCCTTTTTATAATTTCTTCCATGAGGGGAATCGCTGTGAGTTCAGGCTCGTACAGGAGTGCATCATCATAAAATGCAAAATCCCTGATTCCCTTTGAGTTCCAGAACCCGATTTCATCGGCTACCATTACTGGGTTGCGCCTTCTGAATCCTTTATTTAAGATTTTTGATGCACAGTAAGTACATCGATATTGGCATCCCCTTGACGTCAGTATGCATACATATGGTGAGGATGTAAGGTCAAAAGCAGGATAGGGAAATGCGTCAAGGTCTGCGGTATCAAACAGGCGGGGCTTCTCGATATTCCATATCGAGCACAGGGTTTCAACAGCGCCTGCTTCACCTTCACCCTGAATTATCATATCGGCGCCTGAAAATCTCGATGCATGCTCGCCGAGAAGTGTCGCGTATATGCCGCCGAGAATAACAGGAATTTCTGCATATCTCTTTTTTATCCGCCTGATTGCATCGATTACACCTGGATACCAGTATGTCATGAGAGAAGTTACAAGAATCGCATCAGGTTCGGGAATGCCTTTAAGCCTTAAATCAAATTCATCAGGGTCAATCCCGTACCTGGAATAATTTCTCGGGAAGAAGGCTAGCGCCTGCGGTTTTTCGACGACCTTCCTCCTGAACTTTCCATGTCCTCCCGGTTTTCTGGGCAAAGGGTCTGCCTGAAGGCAGTCTATAAAGGTGATCTCACAGCCATAAGCCCTGAGCAGTGAGCCGATATAAAGAAGCCCAAGGGGCCTGGCCCACATGTCATAGGCGGCAAAGTCATAAATCCATGGATTGACAAGGAGGATATTCTTCCCCTTGAAAATCTCATTATCAATCTTTTTCTTTGTCACCTATTCCTTCAGCGTCTCAAATGCCGACATTACTGAATCGATTTCCAGGGCCTTTTTTGCCTTGGTCCACTTGAGTTCTTTAGCTGCGATGGAAGCGATATTGTCTATGACATCGGCACCGGGATTTCCAAGAGTGCATATGCCGGTTCTTCTGAAGAGGATGTCGGAAAGCCTTAACGCCATTTCATTTTTCAGTGAATAAACAGCCTCGGCAGTAATATCAGGGAGGCTGTCACAGACCTTTTCCAGTTTCTTCGGGGATGTCGCTATTACATCGAGATATCTGGTACCGTAGTTTCTGCAGAGATTCTCTATTATTTCATCCGGAAGTCCGGCAGGCCTTTTTATCTTTGCCCTTTCTACAAATGTAGAATATCTGGCTATGTCCCCTCCATAAAGCGGCGTGGTATGGGTCATACAGGGCAATGGCTCTTTTCCGAGCTTGCTGACTGTGAGGTCGACAAGCTGTGCGGCAAGGTTTCTCGATGTGGTATACTTTCCCCCAATGACTGTAATGAAGCCCTTTATCCGGTCATCCACCTCATGATCGTATATCTCATACTTGCGTGAGGCATCATATACTTCTACTTCTATGCTTGTTTCTTTTTCAACTATTGGCCTCAGTCCTCCATAATGGAAAAGCACGTCGGAGCGCTTTAAGTTTGCAGAAGGGTATCCTTCGTTAACCTCGCTTATGAGACCCTGGATATCGTTTTCAGTTACCTTGAAGTCATCGGGATTTCCCTTGAAGAGTTCATCCGTAGTACCGATGAGGCTGTGGCCTCTCCAGGGGATTATAAAGAAATGCCTGCCGCCCGGGGTCTGAAGGGTTATGGCCTTATCTTTGCCTATGGCACGAGTGATTATATGAATGCCCTTTGACCTGACAAGTCCATGATGAGTCTTTCCCTTGAGTTTGCCCAGCATAAGGTCAGCCCAGGGGCCTGTCGCATTGATTGTGACCCTGGAACGAATTGAATATTCCTCGCCTGACAGCACGTCACGTACTCTGACTCCGGTTATGGTGTCGCCTTCGTTGATAAGTTCAGTCACTTCAGTGTAATTTGCAGCTTCCGCACCGTATTCGACACCCGAGAGTATGAATTCAAGTGTCAGCCTTTCAGGCGAATACATCTGGCAGTCATGGTATATGACGCCTCCCTTGAGCCCTTCCTTTACAAGGCCGGGTGCCAGTTCAAGAATTTCTTCGGCATTTAATCTCTCATGCGCGGGGATTTTTCTGTCGTCGTCGTTAATCCATTTCCTGTCATATGCGAGCGAATCATAAAACACCATGGCCGATATTACTGCCGGAAGACCGCGCATTCCCCATCCGTAGGCTGGGAAAATAAAAGGCATCGGATATACGAGGTGCGGGGCTATCATTTCCAGTATGCGCCTTTCCTGCAGCGATTCCCTGACAAGGCCAAGCTCCATTGTCTTTAAATATCTGAGTCCTCCGTGTATGAGTTTGGATGTCGCAGCCGAGGTGGCTGCGCCAAAATCCGATTTGTCGATGAGTGCTGTTTTCAGGCCTCTTAAAGCCGCATC of the Desulfomonilia bacterium genome contains:
- a CDS encoding radical SAM protein, with protein sequence MTKKKIDNEIFKGKNILLVNPWIYDFAAYDMWARPLGLLYIGSLLRAYGCEITFIDCLQADPLPRKPGGHGKFRRKVVEKPQALAFFPRNYSRYGIDPDEFDLRLKGIPEPDAILVTSLMTYWYPGVIDAIRRIKKRYAEIPVILGGIYATLLGEHASRFSGADMIIQGEGEAGAVETLCSIWNIEKPRLFDTADLDAFPYPAFDLTSSPYVCILTSRGCQYRCTYCASKILNKGFRRRNPVMVADEIGFWNSKGIRDFAFYDDALLYEPELTAIPLMEEIIKRDIKVQFHCPNGLHANSISEEVATLMKKSGFRTIRLGLETSDSALQTATGSKVTNQEFALAVKNLHKAGYADNDIGVYVLCGMPKQDIRQVIDTVNFVKTTGARPLIAEYSPIPGTPLWPEAVKVSPFPIESEPLFHNNSLLPCRWENLTYEMYRKLKAEIK
- a CDS encoding glycerol-3-phosphate dehydrogenase/oxidase, which produces MKRDLKALSEKTYDLLVIGGGITGACVLWDAALRGLKTALIDKSDFGAATSAATSKLIHGGLRYLKTMELGLVRESLQERRILEMIAPHLVYPMPFIFPAYGWGMRGLPAVISAMVFYDSLAYDRKWINDDDRKIPAHERLNAEEILELAPGLVKEGLKGGVIYHDCQMYSPERLTLEFILSGVEYGAEAANYTEVTELINEGDTITGVRVRDVLSGEEYSIRSRVTINATGPWADLMLGKLKGKTHHGLVRSKGIHIITRAIGKDKAITLQTPGGRHFFIIPWRGHSLIGTTDELFKGNPDDFKVTENDIQGLISEVNEGYPSANLKRSDVLFHYGGLRPIVEKETSIEVEVYDASRKYEIYDHEVDDRIKGFITVIGGKYTTSRNLAAQLVDLTVSKLGKEPLPCMTHTTPLYGGDIARYSTFVERAKIKRPAGLPDEIIENLCRNYGTRYLDVIATSPKKLEKVCDSLPDITAEAVYSLKNEMALRLSDILFRRTGICTLGNPGADVIDNIASIAAKELKWTKAKKALEIDSVMSAFETLKE